From Pseudomonas sp. StFLB209, a single genomic window includes:
- a CDS encoding methionine ABC transporter ATP-binding protein: MIEFLDVQKTYRVAGKDIPALHPTSLRIEAGQVYGLIGHSGAGKSTLLRLINRLENPTGGRILVDGEDVTALDTHDLRRFRQQVGMIFQHFNLLSSKTVADNVGMPLSLAGTMSREQIDQRVAELLERVGLSAHAQKYPSQLSGGQKQRVGIARALATRPKILLCDEATSALDPQTTAQVLQLLAEINRELKLTIVLITHEMDVIRRVCDQVAVMDAGVIVEQGRVADVFLHPQHPTTRRFVQEDEQLDENEQREDFAHVQGRIVRLTFQGEATYAPLLGTVARETGVDYSILAGRIDRIKDIPYGQLTLAITGGDVDAAFARFSAADVHMEVLR, from the coding sequence GTGATCGAGTTTCTTGACGTCCAGAAAACCTACCGCGTCGCCGGCAAGGACATCCCCGCCCTGCACCCCACCAGCCTGCGCATCGAAGCAGGCCAGGTCTACGGCCTGATCGGCCATTCCGGTGCAGGCAAAAGCACCTTGCTGCGCCTGATCAATCGCCTGGAAAATCCCACCGGCGGCCGTATTCTGGTCGACGGTGAAGACGTGACTGCACTGGACACCCACGATCTGCGGCGCTTTCGCCAGCAGGTCGGGATGATCTTCCAGCACTTCAACCTGCTGTCGTCCAAGACCGTGGCCGACAACGTCGGCATGCCGCTGAGCCTGGCCGGCACTATGTCCCGCGAGCAGATCGACCAGCGCGTTGCCGAGCTGCTGGAGCGGGTCGGCCTGAGCGCCCATGCGCAGAAATACCCGTCGCAGTTATCCGGTGGCCAGAAGCAGCGCGTTGGTATCGCCCGCGCCCTGGCAACCCGGCCCAAAATCCTGCTGTGTGACGAAGCCACCAGTGCCCTCGACCCACAGACCACCGCTCAGGTTCTGCAACTGCTGGCCGAGATCAATCGCGAGCTGAAACTGACCATCGTGCTGATCACCCACGAGATGGATGTGATCCGCCGGGTCTGTGACCAGGTCGCGGTGATGGACGCCGGGGTGATTGTCGAGCAGGGCAGGGTCGCCGACGTGTTCCTGCACCCGCAACATCCGACCACCCGGCGCTTCGTCCAGGAAGACGAGCAACTCGACGAGAACGAGCAGCGCGAAGACTTCGCCCATGTCCAGGGCCGCATCGTGCGCCTGACGTTTCAGGGTGAAGCCACCTACGCGCCACTGCTGGGCACCGTCGCCCGCGAAACCGGGGTCGACTACAGCATCCTGGCCGGGCGTATCGACCGCATCAAGGATATCCCTTACGGCCAGTTGACCCTGGCCATCACCGGCGGCGACGTGGACGCCGCCTTCGCCCGCTTCAGCGCCGCTGATGTCCATATGGAGGTCCTGCGCTGA
- a CDS encoding methionine ABC transporter permease, producing MDAFLELFSNVDWYEIWVASGDTLIMLGVSLAFTVLFGLPLGVLMFLTSPRQLLENKPLYATVGLIVNMLRALPFIILLIVMMPLTQIITGTSLGILGTLPPLIAGATPFFARLVETALREVDKGIIEATQAMGATTRQIILNALLPEARPGIIAAITVTAIALVSFTAMAGAVGAGGLGDLAIRYGYQRFQNDVMFVTVVLLLVLVQILQTVGDRLVAFFSHR from the coding sequence ATGGACGCTTTCCTTGAACTGTTTTCCAACGTCGACTGGTACGAGATCTGGGTCGCCAGCGGCGATACCCTGATCATGCTCGGCGTGTCCCTGGCCTTTACTGTGCTGTTCGGCCTGCCGCTGGGCGTGCTGATGTTTCTCACCTCGCCGCGCCAGTTGCTGGAGAACAAGCCGCTGTACGCCACGGTCGGGCTGATCGTGAACATGCTGCGCGCCTTGCCGTTCATCATCCTGCTGATCGTGATGATGCCGCTGACCCAGATCATCACCGGCACCTCGCTGGGGATCCTCGGCACCCTGCCGCCGCTGATCGCCGGGGCCACACCGTTCTTTGCCCGGCTGGTGGAAACCGCGCTGCGCGAGGTCGACAAAGGCATCATCGAAGCCACCCAGGCGATGGGCGCCACCACCCGCCAGATCATCCTCAACGCGCTGCTGCCCGAGGCCCGTCCCGGCATCATCGCGGCGATCACCGTCACCGCCATTGCCTTGGTGTCGTTCACCGCCATGGCCGGTGCAGTGGGCGCCGGCGGCCTCGGCGACCTGGCGATCCGCTATGGTTACCAGCGCTTCCAGAATGATGTGATGTTTGTCACGGTGGTCTTGCTGCTGGTGCTGGTGCAGATCCTGCAAACCGTCGGCGACAGGCTGGTCGCGTTTTTTTCACACCGTTAA